The Spinacia oleracea cultivar Varoflay chromosome 2, BTI_SOV_V1, whole genome shotgun sequence DNA segment AAGGATGCACTTTATTCAGCTGATTttactttttttcttttctgaacttatcgTTCCTGACACTACAAGAAagtgtaccattaacgacgaaaAATACCTtcgttaaaggccaataatcgttgaatAATGACggaatttcctgtcgcgaacccgtcataaaggGGGACCGTCGTTAATGTAAAATCatgtcgttaacccgtcgtaaaacacatttgcgacggttgttctcgtctttgtttggttgttagccccgtcgcgaAAGACTTTTGCGACAAGATTTTTGACCAGAccatcgtaattaggttgtcattaaagatacaaattcttgtagtgtgaaTTGACCTGCATCGTACGAGATAAAACTAGTTCtatttcaaacaaaaaaaaaatagagaaagagGATAGAGGATGGAGAAGTCAAAATTGTTATATTACAGTGAACAAATAGACAATACTTTCATTTAATTTTTCCacttcagataaattcagaaaaaatcaGGTAAATAAAACGTACACTAAACAACTTAATTTTCCAATTAATTAAGGTATTTAGAATCGTGAAAATTGTTGAATTATACACGAAAGCTAGGTCTCCAATGCAAATACATCTACAACACTATGGAGTATGTACTTGAGAACCCCCTATGAAACCTATTTATAGAAAGGAACTTGTTTTATTATCCAAGCTAAgtatttctataaatagtaagTAGTACATTAAAGGAAAGATGAAGATACGTAAAGGACCTACACGTAGGATTTACAGCTAACCTGGTCCATATGTTTTTGGACATTGTCAAAGATGGTTTTCTATTAACGAATTAGTGTAGGCAATTGATTAATCCAAGTACATACTTtatctattatttttttaaatgatATAATTTGATTTTTGACACTATTAATATAATCTAATTTGACTATCAATTGTGATTCATACTTAAATAGTCATGTGATTTCTTATTGTAATTGTCTCATTAGTCATTACATATTTACAGATTTATAATATTAACTtgttataattaatttttaatccaATGATAATTAAAGATAATAGATTGAAATATTTTGCATTGGAAAACTTGATAAAAGAATTGTGTCATCAACTAAAAAAGAACGGTTGAAGTATTtaattacactacaagaaattgtaccattaacgatgggaaatcccgtcgcgaaaggccaataatcgttgattaacgacgggattttttgTCGCGAACCCATCATAAAAGGGGCCGTCATTAATAGAAAATCatgtcgttaacccgtcgtaaaagacatctgcgacggttgttcccgtctttgtttggttgttagcctcgccgcaaaaggcttttacgacgggatttttaacccgtcgtaattaggttgtcgttaaagatacaaattcttgtagtgttatttGCAGTAATTTTGTGGTTATATCAAATAGAGATTCTTgttaattagataaattaattataacTAAATTTTGGTCCGTGCTATGCACAattattatcttttttttttaatgaagagTCATGGAGTAACTTTATTTTTAAGAAAAGTTAAATTAAGATTTCAAGAGTAAATCAATAAATCAAATATACAGAAAAATCAAATAGCGAACACGTGTCAAGCAAAACATTAATTATATGTTGTGTCGTCTATGTTTTGATTTGTAGCATAATTAAGTTCTGCATGATGGTAGAGTTTTAATTTTCTGCATAATTGTTAAATTAAAACTAATGATGTCTCTTTTAACCTGTTGATGAAGAATGGGTGATATCCTATCACGATACACTACACAATCGAAGAATGAGAAGAAGCGATCGGAAGTACCTTTCCTTCAGTTGCAGGTAAGCAATCTATTCTATACGTAGTATAACTTAACGTATTATTTTCTGAGTATAAGTTCATAAAAAGTAAGTGAAAATCAGTTGAATATAACATATCTTCGAACACTAAAATTAAGTTCAGGTTAGTTGTTTTTATCTATAATAATGCATGTCATACGATACACGTATAAACTTTTAAGACAAGACAATCCACATATGAGTTGGAACCAATTATTTACAGCGAAGAAGAAGGGAAATAATGACCAATGTATAATATTATTGACTATTCCTCCTACAACCAAttggttttaaatgaaaatcaTACTTAATTGATAGTTTATTACTTTAATGCATGGTGAATTTCTCATCTTGACGAAAGCCTATCGGCATAGGCTCTAATGATCAGGTTTTATTTTAtataactagtttttgggcccgtgTGATGCTTCAAATTATGtgaacagtttttttttttttatgaaattacATCTGGAtttgtttcaattttttttcatgtatcatattaattaatattaattttgcaaatatAACACGTAAAATGTCATAGCTCAATTGAAGAATGCTCTTGTGTTGAAACTTGACGTTATAGGTTTGAATCTTATACAATCCATAATTCTCATTTTTTAAATGAAAGTGAATTGATATCATAGATTTATGGATTGAGGAAGAGCACCACATGACATGTACACGTTTGTAAAAATGTCTTTTAGTACATACGCAGTGAAATGTTTAGTAATTATTCACTTTTGGTTCTTAATTGCAGCTAGAAAACAGCAATCTTGGTAAGCTGAGCATCGAGGTTGCCGAAAAAAACAAGCAACTAAGGTAAACGtacatttttttgaatttttttagaaggtaacattacaagaatttgtatcgtTAATGACAATCTAATAACGACGGAtaaaaaatcccgtcgcaaatttgcgacggggataacacCAAACGAAAACGGGAACAACTGTCATAAatatcttttacgacgggttaacgacgagattttccattaatgacAGCCCCCTTTTATGATGGGTTCGCGACATGAAATCAAGTCgttaatcaatgattattggcTTTTAGCGACGAAATTTTCAGCCGTTAAtgatacaatttcttgtagtgaaagaCAAAGTGTCTAACTAGACCGAAACCTTACACAAGTCCATCAACTCGATTCAGGTTAAGGGCTAGACACTTTCTTACCCAACAgtatttacaattttccacccactttctcttactttttcttttttttaacacatttttcttactttatccatattttattatattcaaccagcTTTTCCATCTTTGCCTTAATACTTGtgtaaatagtaaccgtaaagatttTTATTAAACAAAGGTAGTATTTACTACGTATATGAGATATGTTTATCTAAATTAACGTATAGTCGATTTGTGTAGAAAGTTGCGTGGAGAGGATCTTCAAGGTGTGGGCTTGGAGGAATTGCTAGAGCTTGAAAGGATGCTCGAGGATAGTCTAACCCGAGTTCTTGACACTAAGGTTCGTTTGAACTACTCCTAATTTTTAGGTTTAATATTATGCACGCgatttaataattacaaattacgtTATATTCAATTACATTATTTAATTACGGAATAAGTAAATAAtgtgttttcttttttatttatacgatacaaattacgtttattattaatatttcacTAATAATACCAGTCGCTCAATTATTAAATAATTTGTTTCTATTTAAGTTTGTGTAATTGATGAGTTTCTTTTTGGGGTATACTTTTAGGGAAAACGTATAAAGCATGAGATCGAGACGCTACAAAAACAGGTAAGAGTTTCTAATCTTTCACATATGAAATAATGAAATGattatatatattctaccatAATCACAatataatgtaaaagttatctatttttttagtgataatttttttttctttaacaaaaatataactctttaaaatgtttatacatcaatttttttcataatataaaaaattaatcaaaacattTCAAAGTTATAAAAATTGGATAAAAGTTACCCTAATATACATGaaataaatgtattttatatCATGTACGTGCTAACAAGTTTTGCTGTTACATTTGTTTGTCATAAGTTGCTAATACAAGTTTGTTTACTAAAATGGCAATTGCAGGGGGATTTATTAATGGAAGAAAATCTAAAGCTGAAGCAAAATGTAAGttaatcatttttttttcttttttctttgagGAATGTAAGTTAATCAATTAATCACCCTCTAATGTGACATTATTAATTTATCACGGTCTAATGAACTCGTATTAGTACCAATTGAAGTTGGCGTGAGTGGTTTTAAGGTCTTTTGTTCCTTAACCAAGTTATCGGATTCGGGCCTTGTATATGTAAAAAACTCAGCTGGGACAAGAGGGATGCTGCCCACGAGGTACCTATGCAAACTCCTACGGGAGATTTGCTCCACTCGCCGAAGGCGATGGAAACTCTTTGAAATAGAAcctagtaaaataaaataaaataaatcaaaataaaataaacactacaagaatatgtatctttaacgacaacctatttacgacgggtcaaaaatcccgtcgcaaaaggcttttgcgacggggctaacaaccaaacaaggacgggaataaccgtcgcaaatgtatTTTACGGCGGGCTTaagacggatttacgacgggattcctATTTACGatggcccccttttatgacgggttcgcgacaggaaatcccgtcgttaatcaacgattattgacctttcgcgatgggatttcccgtcgttaatagtacaatttcttgtattGAAAATAAATCAAAGTTATACTAATTAGTAGCTTAATTAATTATGCGATTTGTATGTATCATATCTTGGTTACATGCAGATGATTGCATTATCACAAGCAGGAACGCCTGTTCTTCTTCTAGATCAGTCTGCTACTTCGACCATCCATGAAGAAGGTCAATACTCGTCTGAGTCCATTAGTAATGGTGCTCCTCCTGCCATTGAAGATGATAGCTCAAACACTTCTCTTAAGCTAGGGTGAGTTATCTAtactatatactccgtattaaaagGCTTTTATAAAGAAGTTCATGTGACACGTGACACTATGCTTAtgagtttatttcagacaaaatacgttttttttttccagataaaataagtttagataagttcagttaagttcggataagttcagataatacaagttcagtcaaaataagtccaatagaacagAGCCTAAGACATGACACGTTTCATTTTATCATTAcccagaagaagaaaaaaaatgcaaATGTTATTAATGAATAACCCGGGTCATCTTCCGGTCCCAAAACTAGTTTAGTATCATTCGAAGTACTCCCTTTGTCCCTTTTTaattttacgtttggtattctGCATGTGATTTCACGATAATTAATGTgaattgagatttttttttttttttcatttaaacAATGCATGTTACGCTGATTTATAATATTTTCGCTTTCATTCAAAATCTGACATTTAATGTTCCAATAGGAAAGTGTGATAGATTAAATATCtcaattaatttaattgaatGGCACACTTGTTTACATAATATTAAGAGCATTTTTATGTTATACTCCAATGTATAAGGAAATATTTCAACGTAAAGATTAAAATGAGACATCAAAACGAAATACGTAAAGAGTATATTAGTGATTATTCTTAAATGAAAACTAATATTGATTATTTATGGTGATCCTCTCTTGCAGGCTAAGCCTATTTTGAAGAAGTGATCAAGAAAGTTAAGTGAGATCAATATTTGCACTAATTATATTATTACACCTAAATAAAGGAGTGTTTGGCTTGGTGTAGTTTATAGTTTGTGTAAttttcctaattatgctaattaatgttgatgggaggggggggggggggggtagattaagctaagtatgtgtgTAAGGTATCTTAATTATGATTATATAATTCCTTCTTCATTGTTGGTTGTTTGGAAACCATGAAaccaattaattataatttcatcCATCTTGAATAGTGTGTATGCTTATCCGTAGTACTCCAtcagtttctttttgtttgttacgtattccttttaaGGTGTTTCACAATTTTGTTATGTGGAAGAATATTtcattttataaacttattatactatcattttttgtgccatctttaaattttaattggtccaattttttcaactcattaaatttctttacgatttcccaagtatgttaagttaattctttttgtgtttttccattattgattcattttataaataaaacaatcttattggttgttataATGATTAGTGAATTGAGGTTTtacttgaatttatttttttaataaaaagaaaaagaatctttattattttttaacgcAAAAGGAGAGATATTATATTACTGCTTTAAACCAAGTTTTAAacaaaagggcattcaattccCACTAGGACTTGTAACTCTAAATCTACCCCTCAAAGACATAAGTAGTGTTTTATAATACATCAAAAGGTTACCCAAAAACATCCTAAGCCATAATACTATGCACCATTTTGTAGACATTAAAGCTTAAGGAAAGTGGCGGAGCCACGGTGTCCTCAGTGGGGTCCTTGACcccatttgaattttttttttttttttttttttttttttttttttttttttttatagttaaaatttcaattttttttaaaaataaataattttagtgaaagtttcatcaatttttaaatagtgaTCCCACTATCTCAAATTTCTGGATCCGCTACTGCTTAAGGATGGCCAACTGTCCCTCCTTCCTAATCTTGCTGCAGTTGATCTTCATTCACAACATCCTTTCCTTTGCCTCCTGTATCTGCTTTCTTCAAATTCGTAACACTAGAGGTAACTGTTGTTGGTATCGTTCCAAATAGAATTTGCGTGGTGACTGTTTGAGATGTGCTTGCTGAAGCTGTCCCTGCATCCAATTCACTGACACCTTGTGAATTTTGCTCCCCACCTGCTGCTGTCTGGTTCAAATCTGGAATGGCCTTCAGTCCTTCAAGATCTCCTTCATATGCAACCCGAGCAAATGGTGGAGGGTTAAGAAACATTTTATGCCCAATTGCCATGCAAAAAGCGTATTGTGCAAGACAATGATCCACCTTGTTTGTGCTACGAGGAATGTAACAGAACTCTATTGAGCAGATTAAGAATcattattatacgttaataaacgtgtaaaagttcaaacgtaacaaacaaaaagaaacggagggagtacttgatCATGCTATACATATCCCAAAATTTTGGGCCTAAATATGTTGGGTGATGTGTTATAGCAAAGTGTTATGCACTTATGCATGTAGATTGAATTAAACTGCCTGTTTTATAAATACTTGTATTTTTTAGCAGAATATTTAAACTAACGAGGTATTGACTTAATGGTTAAAGTTGATGACATGTTTAGGATAGATATCGACCAGGTTCAAATTTCCCTGTCCCATTTACAATTTAATTGTATGACGTTTGCATAACGCCAACATGCACACTAACACTACAAGAGGGTCTTATAGCTAGTGATAATACCTCCTTTTTAAAACATTGGTAAATATGTTGGGTGTTGTACGTACGTATTATGGCAAAGTGCTCTGCATGCAGATCGAGTTAAACTTTGATCTTCTTCTTCAAGAATTTGCTTAGTATAAATTATGTACTTCAATTATGGTTGCAATAAATATCCAAAACATAAATCTATAATCTCCAATGTTATcatgaattttttttagtttataatGAAGTATATAATGAATGATAAACCATACTACGTAAGTGTTAATATATAGTGGAAATAAGCCAtctctaaaaagaaaaaaaataaagaacaaacACTTGACCTCACTTGGCCAAAACAATTTGCATAACTTTAGTTAACATTTCATTAGTTCGTataatttagttaatttttcaatatttttttttataatgatAACCCCACTTAATACAATTTTTGAATCCGTCAGTTTTGTTAACGTTTTAGTATATGAAATATTCAGTGTGTTCCGATCCCTTTGACAATACATCCATGACCCAATAGTAAAAAGTATTAGAGGTCACGAGCTGCAATATTAGATCTTTGAACTATTATACTTTTGTGAATATAAAAATCAACTTACACAGGGATATCGATCGATTAGGTATGTGAATAACGACTAATAGTGAATTCGTTTGGTAATATTAATAGCAAGCTAATAAACACTTAAAAACCCtaggaaaagagaaaaaatCGTCTTGATAAAACACAACTGCTTCTAATATAGTGCAGAAAAGACGTAAAATGAATTCCATAATTCATTTTTCAAACAGCTTTATATACTTGACATAATTATTACAGAATAATTTAATACCTTAAAGATTAAGTTGACAACTTTTATACAGTTTCTGAAAAATGTTCACTGTAGTTTTAATACGAGTTACTTCTACATGTCAAAAGTCCGACTACTTAAACTTACTTTAACAACTCAAGTATTGGAATTTGAGTTAGATATCATAAATGACGATTGTTTGATTGATTGACTGACTGCCATAAACAGTAAATCTGTGAAGTTAAACGTTGTTGAGGTACATGGTTGACAAAAACCTATAAAGCACATCATCATAGAAAGTTATACACTAATCATCCACTATATACATTTCATTGTGTTAAAAACAGATATATTTCTCGTTGATCTTTACTTGTTTACCTGAATAGTttttcactcctaaaatcatactacctctgttccttaatgttctttacgcttactatttgcacggactccaatgcaatatttaacgacttatatatccatttccgtatgtgaaaaaattataaaaatttaatatttttaaagtaCATAACGAGACCATTCTAACAATatcttacatgataacattttgatgtatataacagTGAGAATCCACGgccaaagtttttatactttggacacatattccaaagcgtaaagaacattaagaaacggaggtagtattttaTCAACGCGTTTTAAAAAGACGAACTTATCGACTCAACCAAACAACCCCTTAGAAAATTTGATCAAGGATGGTTTATGTTGTAATCGAGGAAACAATTAATTTACTGATTTACCCTATTTCGCAATTTTCTCACTTCATTCCACCTATAAATACCCAAACGAAACGTTTCGTGCAAATGATCGGCTTTCCCCAAATCCAGACAACATAGTCAACTTCTTCCTCgtccttctctctctctcctcgcaAACCCATCACCTTCTTCGTCAATTAGGGTTCCTGAAAATTCTGAAATTCATATGCAAAAATGAAGGAAAGAGATTTGAGCGTCTATGATTTCAACGAAGATGATGAATTGAgggacacttgtcatcaatggtCTAAACTCTCAAACCCTAAATTCGATAATGATGTTGCGATGACTAAGTACCAATTCCTCCAACACGgtaatttttccattttttcttTCCATTTCAGCTCTTGATGTTTCCTAATTAGTGTTCTTAGTCttaatttatgtttttgagTTGATATAATTATAAACTTTTAGCATGCTTGATTTGTTAGATTTTTGTTGCAAGCTCGTTTTTTAATCGGGGAGGAAGAAACTGTAGTTATTGGCATTTGATTATATTGGTGTTGAGAGAGAGTCACTTAAGGTGGTGATGTAGATGGATACGATCTGAGGTCTTGGGGTAGCTTCCACAGGAATTTTGTTAACTGAGCTAGAGTTATTAGCATTGTGTTgaatttagtttattttttttgaattaagtTGTTTTTGGGCCTAATACTGGAAATGATTCAAAAGAATTTGGATTTGAGATATGACTGTTCTAGTTTGGAGAAGTGAGTGTCATGTAAGTGATCAATTGGGGCAGCAAAAGATCGTTCAAAATTGTGTTTTGTTCATACCTTGAATATTCGTGGTTGGAGTTCGAGCATGCAGCACTATGCTCTTTCGGTTGGAGTAGGTGGAGAAGGAATACAAAAAAAGGTTGATCTTTTTTGAAGCGATAGGGGATGTAATATTGACATACTCATATAAAGTTTGTTTGAGCTTCTAGGTGCAATACTCATATATGCTGTAATATTGACATACTCGTTATAGGATTGCTAGAAATATTGGAATTAATTGGGTTGGATGCTTGGTATTATCAAGGGCAACGGTGGGAAAACTGAGGACGTCATTGTTGTATGCTGAGTGATGGAGTAATGGTTATAGAGGAGTGCCTTGTGTGTGTATTTGACAAGAAGATTCCACTGCAAGTTATTCAAGTTTAAAAGCATGATTGTACACTTGTAGGGCCAATCTGCTTCGTAGTTTAGGGTGTTTGGCAAGTGAGATACATTTCCGTAACTTGAAGGTGAAAAATATGATGAAGTGTATAACAAAGAACATAGTAATTGGAGGAAAAGTTAGGATAACCCCTATGGAAACCGAGATGCTAGAAATGAGAAGTTTAGATGCCTTGTGCATTAAAAAGGAGGCATCTTGAGAAGGATTAGAAGGACCCTATTAAGGAATAAGAGAAGAAAAGAGGTAAACAATAGGACTTCAAACGATCTAAAGCTCATCAAAGCATGTGCTCGTAAATCGTAATAGGAAGCTTTTTTGATTTACGATTTATTTGGGAGGGTTCCCTGGTCTTTCTAGTTTCTACCACTCACACCTTTGATTGTTAATCTCGACTTTGCCTAAAAAGATGATGTTTCGTTCCGTAAAAAAGATATTACTGAAGGCATTATTTTTCTAAATATGTTTGGGAACTTCCaagattttatttttgtgaaaaaaattcaaaaagttaacaatatatattttcattttAGAAAGTTTAAGGGACCTCTGAAGTCTGAACTTCTCTTATTATTTGTATTGTCTGTTTTGTTGTTCGTAGTATATGTTTCTGCTTATATTTTTGTATTTCTTTCTGTTTTTCTGTTGAAATAACTAATTTTACAAGGGAAATGCATTtggtctctctctctctctctctctcacacacacacacacacacacacattctCTTAGCTTTGATATTATGAAAGAAATtactatttatttttatttaatggtGGGAATTTTAAGAGTGGAAAATTTCCGATCTTTAATGTCTTCATTTTTCTGATGTCATCTACTTTATTCTGCCTTGCAATATAATTTGAAAACCTAAGGTTCCACTGAATTCAAGTTTTGAGAAAACAACCCTCAGGTGATAGTGATTGATGTTCTATGTTATAGGTGTCGTTGAGGGAAAAATTAAATGTCTATTTACCCTTCCCATATTCTGATATGTTTGTGTTTGTTAGTTGGTTAGTGGACTTTGTTCAATAGTCTACTTTGGCATCTTTCAAACAAATTTATTTTGGTGGTTTTGGGAGGATGACCAATCTCCAATGACTTTGCTATCCATGTTTTGATACTCAGATTTCCCTAAAGCTTCTCTTGTTGCACCAGATAATGTTGAACGATTTTGATGTTTTAGAAAAGTATTGCATATCTTAAGAATTGATATCCTTGCAGCCTGTTGGTAATTAAGTTTAGCGTGTAATGCAAACAAAATTCAACCAAGTTAGtctagtgattttttttttgggcatgGTTTCCGTTCTTACGACTGTTGTGGGATTACgctaataaggtgcttgaagATGTTTCAACTTTGAAGTTGGGATTCTTAGAAAGGAAGGCCCAACTTCTAAATGTGTATCTTGTGTCTGTGAGCGCAATTTGCTGCTCAAGCACTTATTTTCGTGTGTCTGTGCAtgcatattttttattttccttttctctTGGCTGGATACacatttttttgtatttttatttatttattgaaaCACCTGTCACAAGGAGGGTGCTGCCGGGATAAAACTGAAAAGGTCTCTGTTATGATTGGTTGGACTTTCTTGTTGAACAAAGGCTTAAGACGTGTGAAAAGGAAAAACTTCCTTGTAATTTTGTTGACTCAGCCTCTTCTTTTAGTCTGTCTCCTTTGTCAATTGAGTCAATTCTCAACTGCTAATGATGCATTTCTGGTTTCCTTTCTCATCATAATTTTGCGAGTGGAGTCTGTTGACTTGCCAAAATTTGTAGTAAATGTTCAGGCTTGTCCAAGAGGATAATTGATTTATTTGACTGCCCTTCTTTGTCATTAGCTTCTTCCGGGTCAATAGCTCAGGTAAAAGAAATCCGCACTGTGAAACAAATTCATGTTGTTgcaattgatgatgatgatgatcgtGGTTTTGTCAATGATATTTCGGGTCAACCTCAAAATGAATCAGTTAAAGCTGCTTCTGAACAATCAGAGGTGTTTGGTGCTTTGTCAGACAGAATCTTGCAAAAGCACTGTCAATTCAGTGGAGATAGTGTTAAACCCCAATGTCCGTCTTTGGACATGGAGATAGGAATCTCCTGTCCCGTGGAACTTCCATCTGGAAATGGTCATATCAGTCATTCCGCCCCAGAATCACCATGCAGTGTATGCTGTTTTCCATGTAcattttctatatttttttggCTTGAGCACGAGTTCACTTTCTGGACGAATTCTGCAGAACGATTCAGTTGATGCTGGGACATCAGATGATTGTGACAGTATTCAAGAGAGCGCTCCTTCCACTTCTGGTTCCGAGCAGGAAGAGAATTATGGTATACTTTTTTTGATGACTTCTCGTCCCCATCTGTACTGCTGGAAGCAGAGCTGTAAATTTGGACTTACAAGTAAAACTCATTGCTATTTATTGCAGATTCAATGGATGGACAATCTGATGGTGGTTGGGAAATGGTAATTACTGCACTGTTCTTTATTTCAGGCGTGGCCTTATGTTCATAAACCTTTTATTGTATATATTGgttattattttttgtgttcTCAGAAAGAGTTATCAGCTTCACAATGTACTGACAATTATGTGTATATAGGAGGAGATGGAAACATCTATTCTTACCGATTATGTCTCCTACGGTGATAAGTATCTTCCTGGGTGCCGAATATTGTTTACCAAAACCTCTCTTAAACTAGAGGCCTCAGCCTTGGAAGAGGAGTCTGGGACATCTAGGTCAGAATGGAAACTCGA contains these protein-coding regions:
- the LOC110799145 gene encoding MADS-box protein AGL24 isoform X2, giving the protein MAGVRSTTMAREKIKIKKIDNITARQVTFSKRRRGIFKKAEELSVLCDADIALIVFSATGKLFDFSSSRMGDILSRYTTQSKNEKKRSEVPFLQLQLENSNLGKLSIEVAEKNKQLRKLRGEDLQGVGLEELLELERMLEDSLTRVLDTKGKRIKHEIETLQKQGDLLMEENLKLKQNMIALSQAGTPVLLLDQSATSTIHEEGQYSSESISNGAPPAIEDDSSNTSLKLGLSLF
- the LOC110799145 gene encoding MADS-box protein AGL24 isoform X1; translation: MCRPPQNCFIDAGVRSTTMAREKIKIKKIDNITARQVTFSKRRRGIFKKAEELSVLCDADIALIVFSATGKLFDFSSSRMGDILSRYTTQSKNEKKRSEVPFLQLQLENSNLGKLSIEVAEKNKQLRKLRGEDLQGVGLEELLELERMLEDSLTRVLDTKGKRIKHEIETLQKQGDLLMEENLKLKQNMIALSQAGTPVLLLDQSATSTIHEEGQYSSESISNGAPPAIEDDSSNTSLKLGLSLF